The Pyxidicoccus sp. MSG2 DNA segment GAGGGCTTCCTCTTCAAGGGCCGTGACGCCGAGCGCCACTACCACGAGACGGGCAAGTTCGAGTTCATCTCCACCGGCGGCTACTACCACTCGCTGCCCGGCGACCCGCTGCGCGCCTTCATCGACAAGGCCGCCGAGGCCCAGCGCGCCATGGGCTTCCAGAACGAGAAGGACCACCCCGAGGTGGCCCCCAGCCAGTTCGAGATGAACTTCTCGTACAGCGAGGCGCTCGTCTCCGCCGACCAGATCCAGCTCTACAAGCTCTTGTGCCGCCAGGTGGCCGCGCAGATGGACACCACCGCCTGCTTCCTCCCGAAGCCGGTGACGGGCGTCAACGGCAACGGCATGCACATGAACATGTCGCTGTCCAAGGGCGGCAAGAACCTCTTCTACGACAAGGGCGGCCAGGACGGCCTGAGCGCCATGGGCTGGGAGTTCATCGACCGGCTCCTCACCAACGCGAACGACATCTGCCTGACGCTCAACTCCAGCGTCAACGCGTACCGCCGGCTGGACCCGCACTTCGAGGCGCCCAACCAGATCAAGGCCAGCGCCAACAACCGCGGCGCCATGGTGCGCATCCCCTACGGCAACGAGCGCAGCGCGCGCGTCGAGTGCCGCTCGGTGGCTCCGGACGCCAACCCGTACCTGGTCCTCTACACGCTGCTGCGCACCGGCCTGGAGGGCCCGCAGCCGCAGGAGGACGCGGAGACGAAGCGCAGCCGCACCCGCTTCCTGCCGGACAACATCTTCGACGCCGTCCGCCTCTTCAAGGGCAGCCAGTTCATCACCAGCATCCTGGGTGAGAACGTGCAGGGCAAGTTCGCCGAGCTGAAGACGGCCTCCGCCGAGCGCTGCCCCAAGCAGCTGGGCACCCGCGTGAAGGAAGCCGAAATCATGTTCCACCACGAGGTCACCAACCAGTACCTCTGGAGCCAGTTCTAGGAACCCGCCGTCGCCGAGGCTCCGGCGCTCCGGGGCCTCGCGACGCGCAGCAGCACCAGGCCCGCCACCACCGTCAGCGCGGTGGTGGCGGCCTCTCGCACGGTGGCCCCGTACGCCACCAGCGTCAGCCCCAGCACCAGCGTGGGCACGGCCAATACGGCATGCAGCGGCTTCAGGCCGCGCTCGCGCCGGAAGGCCAGCGTGGCCAGCGCGGCGGCGGTGACGCCGTACTGCATCAGCACCGCGATGCTGGAGAGCGCGAAGAGCTCCGACAGGTTGCCCAGGTTGACGAAGAGCAGCACCAGCGCCCAGGTGACGGCCAGCGCCCGCACGGGCACGCCCGCCGGGGACATGCCGTCCAGGCCGAAGAGCGTGCGCTCGCCCGACGCCAGGGCCGACAGGTAGCGCGGCGTCGTCACCATCATCCCCAGGCAGATGCCGAGCGCGGAGATGCTGGTGCCCGCCCCCACCCACCACTCGAGCCTCGCCCCGCCCCAGACACCCGCCGACGCGGCCAGCGGCGCCGGGGACGTGGCCAGCCCCGGCAGCGCCGCGACACACGCCCAGGCGAGCCCCACGTAGAAGAGCACCGCCACCAGCAGCGAGCCCACCGTGGCCAACGGCACGCTGCGCGAGGACGAGCGCACCTGGCCGGCAATCACCGGGACGATTTCGAAGCCCTGGTACGCGAACATCACCGTCAGCCCCGCGCGCAGCCACGCGGTGTCGGTGGCGCCCGCGGCCACCACCGGCACGGGGCCCGAGCCCGCCACCGCGAGGAAGGCCACGAGCAGCGCGGCCAGCGGCAGCAACTTCAGCACCGTGAGCGCCGTCCACGCCCGCGCCGACACGCGGATGCCCGAGGCCACCACGCCCGCGAGCACCGTGGCGAGGACGGACGACAGGGCGCGCTGCCCCAACGGTCCTTCCAGACCCAGCGAGGGCGCCAGGGCCTGCGACAGCCCGGCCACCACCGCGGAGGTGCTCAGGAAGGCGCTGACATAGGCCACCCAGCCCACGAGGAAGGAGGCCCGCTCGCCGAAGGCCGTCCTCGCGAAGAGCACCGGCCCGCCGTCCGCGTCGAAGCGGCGACCCAGCACCGCGAAGGCGAAGGCCACCGGCACCAGCGCCAGCCCCGTGAGGGCGAAGGCGAGGATGGCGGCCGCGCCGGGCGCCTGGGCAGCGACCTCGGCGGGGGCGAAGAAGATGCCCACCCCGACGATGCCGTTGACGCCGAGCGCCAGCAATTGGAGCGGGCCAACGGGGCGGTCCTGCGGCGCGGCGGGGGCGGTTGCGGAGGCGGGCACGACCGGAGTTCACTACAGGCCCGCCCCCGGCACCAACCCGCCAGGGACGGACGGTCCGATATGTCGGGAGCCTCCGAGCGTTGCCCGGGCAAAGGGGCACTGGCTCGAGGCGGTCCGCCTGCCCGGCTGCCAAGGAGAACGTGATGCGTCTGTACGGGATGCTGCTGGGGGTGGGACTGGTGTGCTCGGGCTGTGCGACCCTGACCCGGCCGCTGGGGGCGGTCCGCGACGACGAGACGGGGGAGTACGAGACGCCGAAGGAAGAGACGGTGTACCTGGTCCCCATCGAGGACGCGATGATGATGACCCGTCGCATCCTCGAGGACCAACGCTACGACGTCCTCGAGAAGGAGGGCGGGATGGAGATGTTCACCTCCGCCCAGGAGCCCGGGAAGAACGTCGTCGGCTCGCGCACCTTCGAGCGCTACTACATCCGGGGTGAGAAGGTGGGCCCCCGGCAGTCGCTCGTCCGTGTCTTCCGGCTCCGCTACGACGAGACCAATCGGGTGCTGGAGATTCCGAAGCAGGCCCTGGGCCCGTCCGATGAAACGCACGGCGCCGTCAACGACCCCGACCACCCGTTCGACGCCAACCGCGCCATCAAGTCGTCGCCCGCCTCGCAGGCGAAGATGCACGACTACAACGCCAACCCGTTCCCGGACGCGCCGGGCATCGAGGGCTTCCAGCTCGTGCGCGGCAACCGGGACGTGGGCATCGAGCACACGCTGCTGGAGCGGCTGGAGATGGTGCCCTCGCTGGAGCTGGTGGGTGGCAACACCTCCGTCCCCGCCCGCTCGGTGGTGCTGGAGGGCTGGGCGGAGCCCTCCGAGACGGAGCCCATGCCCCAGCCCGACTGCGGCGCGCCCGTGGACGGCGCGGCGCCGCTGATGGCCCAGGGCCAGACGCTGCTGCTGGCCGACCCGCTGGGCACCCGCGAGCTGCCCGCTGCCGCCCTGCGCATGCTGTGCGAGGCCGCGTCCAAGGGGATGCCGGTGACGCTGGCCCTCTCGCTGCCCGTCGCCGAGCAGCCGCTGCTGGACACGTACCTGGCCAGCGCGGGCTCGTCGCAGGACGCGCAGGAGCTGCTGCGGGGCAGCTCCTTCTGGCGTCGCACGCACCAGGATGGGCGCAGCAGCCGCGCCATGCTGTGGCTCGTCGAGCAGGCGCGACGGCTGCGCGCGTCCGGCAAGGCCGTGTCGCTGGTCGCCTTCGACGTCGACAAGGGCAAGGGCAACGAGCGCGAGGCGCAGATGGCGCAGAACCTGCTGGACGCCCGGAGCAAGGCTCCCGACACGTGGATGCTGGTGCTGGCCGGTGGCACGCACGTGCGGACCTCCAGCGTGGGCTGGGACAGTGACTACGAGCCGCTCGGCATGCGGCTGGCGAAGGCGCTGCCTTCGGTGAAGGCGCTGGACGTGGGCTTCACGCGCGGCTCGCAGTTCTCCTGCCGCTACAACGTCTGGGACGCCGTGGAGTGCGACGTCTTCGCCATCAGCCCGACGAAGCAGGCGCGGCAGGGCTCGAAGGTCTCCGCGGGCGTGCAGCTCTACTCCGAGGCGCAGCGGGAGGGATTCAACGGGCGGCTCTACGTGGGCGCGCTGAATGCCTCGCCCCCGGCGCTGCAGGCCGGCGCCGCCGCCGTCAGCAGCGCCCCCGCGAGCCCCGAGAAGTAGGGCTCGGCGGTGATATGCCGTGTGTCTTCCGGGCGTTGCCTCGTGTGAGCGAGGCAACGGAAGTGAGCCAGAACTCACGGAGGATGTGATGCGTCTGTACGGGATGCTGCTGGGGTTGGGGCTGGTGTGCACGGGCTGTGCGACGGTGTCCCGGCCGCTCGGGGCCGTCCGCGACGACGAGACGGGAGAGTACGAGACGCCGAAGGAAGAGACGGTGTACCTGGTCCCCATCGAGGACTCGATGATGATGGCCCGCCGCATCCTCGAGGAGCAGCGCTACGACGTGCTCGAGCAGGAGGGCGGGCTGGTGATGTTCACCTCGACCCAGGAGACCGGGAAGAATACCGGGGGCTTGCGCTCCTACGAGCGCTACTACATCAAGGGCGAGAAGGTGAGCCCCCGGCAGTCCCTCGTCCGCGTCTTCCGGCTCCGCTACGACGAGACCACCCGGGTGCTGGAGATTCCGCACCAGGCCATGGTCGCCGGCACCGCGGAGGAGAGTTTCAGCGCGCTGGTGGACGAGCACCCGTTCGACGCCAACCATGCCACCAAGTCGGCGCCCAGCTTCCACGGCAACCGGCTGATGAAGACGGACAACCCGTTCCCAGAGGCGCCGGGCATCGAGGGCTTCCAGTTCGTGCGCGGCAACCGGGACGTGGGCATCGAGCACACGCTGCTGGAGCGGCTGGAGATGGTGCCCTCGCTGGAGCTGGTGGGCGGCAACACCTCCGTCCCCGCCCGCTCGGTGGTGCTGGAGGGCTGGGCGGAGCCCTCCGAGACGGAGCCCATGCCCCAGCCCGACTGCGGCGCGCCCGTGGACGGCGCGGCGCCGCTGATGGCCCAGGGTCAGACGCTGCTGCTGGCCGACCCGCTGGGCACCCGCGAGCTGCCCGCCGCCGCCCTGCGCATGCTGTGCGAGGCCGCGTCCAAGGGGATGCCGGTGACGCTGGCCCTCTCGCTGCCCGTCGCCGAGCAGCCGCTGCTGGACACGTACCTGGCCAGCGCGGGCTCGTCGCAGGACGCGCAGGAATTGCTGCGGGGCAGCTCCTTCTGGCGCCGCACGCACCAGGATGGGCGCAGCAGCCGCGCCATGCTGTGGCTCGTCGAGCAGGCCCGCCGGCTGCGCGCGTCTGGCAAGGCCGTGTCGCTGGTCGCCTTCGACGTCGACAAGGGCAAGGGCAACGAGCGCGAGGCGCAGATGGCGCAGAACCTGCTGGACGCCCGGAGCAAGGCTCCCGACACGTGGATGCTGGTACTGGCGGGCGGCACGCACGTGCGGACCTCCAGCGTGGGCTGGGACAGTGACTACGAGCCGCTCGGCATGCGGCTGGCGAAGGCGCTGCCTTCGGTGAAAGCGCTGGACGTGGGCTTCACGCGTGGCTCGCAGTTCTCCTGCCGCTACAACGTCTGGGACGCCGTGGAGTGCGACGTCTTCGCCATCAGCCCGACGAAGCAGGCGCGGCAGGGCTCGAAGGTCTCCGCGGGCGTGCAGCTCTACTCCGAGGCGCAGCGGGAGGGATTCAACGGGCGGCTCTACGTGGGCGCGCTGAACGCCTCGCCCCCGGCG contains these protein-coding regions:
- a CDS encoding glutamine synthetase family protein is translated as METKGLRTFLEIPYDELEERNLRVKEQRLKHESPDKVREERLKYLTDERNLKAVTVCFTDLEGRMHMLDYDKKFLLKSADNLTFDGSSIRGFSQQAESDLRLNVDWGSFYWLPSDIFGPGKVLVFSEVLERDGTPYHADLRGQLKRVTEAMYQKDGTVFHAAPEVEGFLFKGRDAERHYHETGKFEFISTGGYYHSLPGDPLRAFIDKAAEAQRAMGFQNEKDHPEVAPSQFEMNFSYSEALVSADQIQLYKLLCRQVAAQMDTTACFLPKPVTGVNGNGMHMNMSLSKGGKNLFYDKGGQDGLSAMGWEFIDRLLTNANDICLTLNSSVNAYRRLDPHFEAPNQIKASANNRGAMVRIPYGNERSARVECRSVAPDANPYLVLYTLLRTGLEGPQPQEDAETKRSRTRFLPDNIFDAVRLFKGSQFITSILGENVQGKFAELKTASAERCPKQLGTRVKEAEIMFHHEVTNQYLWSQF
- a CDS encoding APC family permease, giving the protein MPASATAPAAPQDRPVGPLQLLALGVNGIVGVGIFFAPAEVAAQAPGAAAILAFALTGLALVPVAFAFAVLGRRFDADGGPVLFARTAFGERASFLVGWVAYVSAFLSTSAVVAGLSQALAPSLGLEGPLGQRALSSVLATVLAGVVASGIRVSARAWTALTVLKLLPLAALLVAFLAVAGSGPVPVVAAGATDTAWLRAGLTVMFAYQGFEIVPVIAGQVRSSSRSVPLATVGSLLVAVLFYVGLAWACVAALPGLATSPAPLAASAGVWGGARLEWWVGAGTSISALGICLGMMVTTPRYLSALASGERTLFGLDGMSPAGVPVRALAVTWALVLLFVNLGNLSELFALSSIAVLMQYGVTAAALATLAFRRERGLKPLHAVLAVPTLVLGLTLVAYGATVREAATTALTVVAGLVLLRVARPRSAGASATAGS